A stretch of the Flavobacterium sp. 5 genome encodes the following:
- a CDS encoding prephenate dehydratase: protein MRTKIAIQGIKGSFHHQVAQDYFYQNIEVDECMSFEELVTSLLSGKTDQAVMAIENSIAGPIIPNYALIDKNNLHIIGEHYLSIHQNLMALKGQKMEDIQEVHSHPMALLQCMEFLKKYPNIKLVEDKDTAETARRIQEKQLKGIAAIASKTASEMYDLEILAPEIQTIKNNMTRFVIINRENHFVPESEINRASIKFELDHKRGSLAAVLNVMSDCKLNLTKIQSLPKIETPWKYSFFVDVTFEKYEDFAKAKSLLEIMAEYFKILGEYKNTKP, encoded by the coding sequence ATGAGAACGAAAATTGCAATACAAGGAATTAAAGGATCTTTCCACCATCAAGTGGCTCAAGATTATTTTTATCAAAATATAGAAGTTGATGAATGTATGTCTTTTGAGGAGTTGGTAACTAGTTTGCTTTCTGGAAAAACGGATCAGGCGGTAATGGCAATAGAGAATTCAATCGCTGGTCCAATAATTCCAAATTACGCATTAATTGATAAAAATAATTTGCATATCATCGGGGAACATTATTTAAGTATTCATCAAAATTTAATGGCTCTAAAAGGTCAAAAAATGGAAGATATTCAGGAAGTTCATTCTCATCCAATGGCGTTGTTGCAATGTATGGAGTTTTTAAAAAAATATCCAAACATAAAATTGGTTGAAGATAAAGATACTGCTGAAACCGCTAGAAGAATACAAGAAAAACAGCTAAAAGGAATTGCAGCTATCGCTAGTAAAACAGCTTCTGAAATGTATGACTTGGAAATTCTGGCTCCAGAAATCCAAACGATAAAAAACAATATGACTCGTTTTGTAATTATTAATAGAGAGAATCATTTTGTGCCGGAAAGCGAAATAAACAGGGCTTCAATAAAATTTGAATTGGATCACAAACGAGGAAGTTTGGCTGCGGTTTTGAATGTAATGAGCGATTGCAAATTGAATTTGACTAAAATTCAGTCGTTGCCAAAAATTGAAACGCCTTGGAAATATTCATTTTTCGTGGATGTGACTTTTGAGAAATATGAAGATTTCGCCAAAGCAAAATCATTATTGGAAATTATGGCGGAGTATTTTAAAATATTGGGAGAATATAAAAATACCAAACCGTAA
- a CDS encoding outer membrane beta-barrel protein, whose protein sequence is MKRIFVVLALAIVSFANAQKGTVLLMGTVSYSSQKQKSGNPETRFTQSEFSFYPKVGYQFANNWTIGGEAGISSGRNEYTNQESKRNNCSFGAFVRYSKSLSDLFLIYADLGTGYRTYKDTSSNDFSDPTNYTYKTNGFYATIMPVLAINIKNGFALNFGFGGLNYSTTNRTNSNGYKETGFNFNFGQSFTVGISKIF, encoded by the coding sequence ATGAAAAGAATTTTCGTTGTTCTTGCTTTAGCTATAGTAAGCTTTGCAAATGCCCAAAAGGGAACTGTTTTATTAATGGGGACTGTGAGTTATTCATCTCAAAAACAAAAATCTGGTAATCCAGAAACTAGATTTACTCAATCCGAATTTAGTTTTTATCCAAAAGTTGGGTATCAGTTTGCTAATAACTGGACAATAGGAGGTGAGGCTGGAATTTCGTCTGGAAGAAATGAATATACAAATCAAGAAAGTAAAAGAAATAATTGTTCTTTTGGAGCTTTTGTTCGTTATTCAAAGTCCTTGAGCGATTTGTTTTTAATTTATGCAGATCTAGGGACAGGTTATCGCACATATAAAGACACAAGTTCAAATGACTTTAGTGATCCAACGAATTATACTTATAAAACAAATGGTTTTTATGCAACAATTATGCCCGTTCTAGCAATAAATATAAAAAATGGATTTGCTTTAAATTTTGGTTTTGGAGGTTTGAATTATTCAACAACAAATAGGACCAATAGTAATGGATATAAAGAAACAGGTTTTAACTTTAATTTTGGTCAATCGTTTACTGTAGGAATTTCAAAGATTTTTTAA
- the gldA gene encoding gliding motility-associated ABC transporter ATP-binding subunit GldA produces MSIEVKNVSKSYGAQKALDNISFSVKKGEIVGFLGPNGAGKSTLMKILTTYLNADSGVALVNEFDVNSQEKSVQLSIGYLPEHNPLYLDLYVREYLAFNADVYKVAKSRIEEVIQLTGLQSESHKKISQLSKGYRQRVGLANALLHNPDVLILDEPTTGLDPNQLVEIRNVIKNVGKDKTVFLSTHIMQEVEAICDRVIIIDKGQIVADKKLDNLISADKEQVIEVEFDKKVQEDLVAEIPHLKSFTNTQGFSWELTFVSDKDMRSTVFDFAYDNGLKTLQLNQKNKNLEAVFREITK; encoded by the coding sequence ATGTCAATAGAAGTAAAAAACGTTTCGAAAAGTTATGGTGCTCAAAAAGCATTAGACAATATTTCTTTTTCTGTCAAAAAAGGAGAAATTGTTGGTTTTCTAGGCCCAAATGGTGCTGGAAAATCGACTTTGATGAAAATTTTAACCACGTATCTAAATGCTGATAGTGGTGTTGCACTCGTAAATGAATTTGATGTAAACAGTCAGGAAAAATCAGTTCAGCTTTCTATTGGGTATTTACCAGAACACAATCCGTTGTATTTAGATCTGTATGTTAGAGAATATTTAGCTTTTAATGCCGATGTCTATAAGGTGGCTAAATCTAGAATTGAAGAGGTAATTCAGCTTACGGGTTTGCAAAGCGAAAGTCATAAAAAAATAAGTCAATTGTCTAAAGGATATCGTCAACGGGTTGGGCTTGCCAACGCTTTATTGCACAATCCTGATGTTTTAATTTTGGACGAACCAACTACAGGTCTAGATCCAAATCAGTTAGTCGAAATCAGAAATGTGATTAAAAATGTTGGAAAAGACAAAACGGTTTTTCTATCTACACACATTATGCAGGAAGTAGAAGCGATTTGTGATCGTGTGATTATTATTGACAAAGGACAAATCGTCGCCGATAAAAAATTAGACAACTTAATCTCTGCTGATAAAGAACAAGTAATCGAAGTAGAATTTGATAAAAAAGTACAAGAAGATCTTGTTGCTGAAATTCCACATTTGAAATCGTTCACAAATACTCAAGGATTTTCTTGGGAACTGACTTTTGTTTCCGACAAAGATATGCGTTCTACCGTTTTTGATTTTGCTTATGATAATGGTTTGAAAACTTTACAACTGAACCAAAAGAATAAAAATTTGGAAGCGGTTTTTAGAGAAATAACTAAGTAA
- a CDS encoding pyridoxal phosphate-dependent aminotransferase has protein sequence MITTAKRLDIIEEYYFSSKLREVRQLASEGKPIINMGIGSPDLKPSQAVMDAVVAAMQDENAHQYQSYQGLPELRKGMADFYQNNYGVALDPAVEILPLIGSKEGIMHISMAFLNEGDHVLIPNPGYPTYTSVTNLVGALPVYYDLKEANNWEPDFEALEKLDLSKVKIMWLGYPHMPTGARGSLELFAKLIAFAKKHNILLINDNPYSFVLNDKPMSLLQVEGAKDVALELNSLSKTFNMAGWRVGMVLGSATLIDSVLKVKSNMDSGMFYGIQKGAVEALKSDKSWFDSMNAVYKKRRVLTEQLAEKLGCKVYAEGVGLFVWAKLPEGITSAEDFIDKILYEKSIFITPGTIFGSNGEGYIRFALCVKEEKIEEAISRF, from the coding sequence ATGATTACAACAGCAAAGCGTCTTGATATAATTGAAGAATATTACTTCTCATCCAAGCTGAGAGAAGTGAGACAATTAGCCTCAGAAGGAAAACCAATTATCAATATGGGAATTGGAAGTCCAGATTTAAAACCATCGCAAGCGGTAATGGATGCTGTGGTTGCAGCAATGCAAGACGAAAATGCGCATCAGTATCAAAGTTATCAGGGATTGCCGGAACTTAGAAAAGGAATGGCCGATTTTTATCAAAATAATTACGGAGTTGCTTTAGATCCTGCTGTTGAAATTTTACCATTGATTGGTTCGAAAGAAGGAATTATGCATATTTCTATGGCCTTCCTGAATGAAGGAGACCATGTTTTGATTCCGAATCCAGGTTATCCTACGTATACTTCTGTGACGAATCTTGTTGGAGCTTTACCGGTTTATTATGATTTGAAAGAAGCTAATAATTGGGAACCTGATTTTGAAGCTTTGGAAAAATTAGATTTATCGAAAGTGAAAATCATGTGGTTGGGATATCCGCACATGCCAACAGGAGCAAGAGGCAGTTTGGAATTGTTTGCAAAATTAATAGCATTTGCTAAAAAACACAATATATTATTAATCAATGACAATCCGTATAGTTTTGTTTTGAATGATAAGCCAATGAGTTTATTGCAGGTTGAAGGAGCAAAAGATGTTGCATTAGAATTGAATTCTTTGAGTAAAACTTTTAACATGGCAGGCTGGAGAGTCGGAATGGTGTTAGGAAGTGCAACACTTATAGATTCAGTGCTTAAAGTAAAAAGCAACATGGACAGCGGTATGTTTTATGGAATTCAGAAAGGAGCTGTTGAAGCTTTGAAAAGTGACAAATCCTGGTTTGATTCTATGAACGCTGTTTACAAAAAGCGTCGTGTGCTTACAGAACAATTGGCAGAAAAACTAGGCTGTAAAGTATATGCTGAAGGAGTTGGATTATTTGTTTGGGCAAAATTACCTGAGGGAATCACATCTGCAGAAGATTTTATAGATAAGATATTATATGAGAAATCTATTTTTATCACACCAGGAACTATTTTTGGAAGCAATGGAGAAGGATATATTCGATTTGCTCTGTGTGTGAAAGAAGAAAAAATTGAGGAGGCTATTAGTAGATTTTAG
- a CDS encoding AraC family transcriptional regulator, whose translation MVLLFIVTGWLNLIFLSLNSLIEFTPFIYLLSVFFLAYFSLQQKEIFDFSKTELNDLSAIKEYKKENPKRVSETRMLELNDKLQILINSEKLYLDNDLSLPKLAKKMYANCNETSFVINELYGDNFYNFINKYRIEEAKNLLLSEKYNQLNILGIAYESGFNSKTTFNTTFKKLTGFSPTEFVKSNTSIVEKEF comes from the coding sequence TTGGTTCTGTTATTTATTGTAACGGGATGGCTTAATCTTATCTTTTTAAGTTTAAACAGTTTAATTGAATTTACACCTTTCATATATCTGTTAAGTGTTTTTTTTCTGGCCTATTTTTCTTTGCAGCAAAAAGAAATTTTTGATTTCAGCAAAACCGAATTAAATGATTTATCAGCTATTAAAGAATATAAAAAAGAAAACCCAAAAAGAGTTTCTGAAACTCGGATGCTTGAATTGAATGATAAATTGCAAATACTTATAAATTCCGAAAAACTGTATTTGGATAATGATTTGAGTTTGCCAAAATTGGCCAAAAAAATGTATGCAAACTGCAATGAAACTTCTTTTGTTATTAATGAATTGTATGGCGATAATTTTTATAATTTTATAAATAAGTATCGCATTGAGGAAGCTAAAAATTTGTTATTATCTGAAAAATACAATCAATTAAATATTTTGGGAATTGCTTATGAATCTGGATTTAATTCCAAAACTACTTTTAATACGACTTTTAAAAAGCTCACTGGTTTCTCTCCAACTGAATTTGTAAAATCAAATACGAGTATTGTAGAAAAAGAATTTTAA
- a CDS encoding dicarboxylate/amino acid:cation symporter produces MKNQSGSFLKNYSSILLLLGGIFVGSILGLVFGDGVEVIKPLGDIFLNLLFTAIIPLVFFTIASSIANLQKTEKLGKLFMIVIGVFLSTVIISAIVMIIGVLIFPIHQDIVLSKTVIEKIQEASTGSQITQLLTVNDFYEILSRKNMLALILFSFLIGFSTLRAGEKGKDFAKFLDSGNEVMKQLLHLIMKTAPIGLGAYFAYQVGIFGPQLFGAYAKPLALYYAVCSFYFIVFFSLYAFFAGGSIGLKVFWKNNITPALTAVGTCSSIATIPANLEGAEQMNIPSHIRNLVIPLGAPLHKDGSSMSSIVKIAVLFALFGKDFTDPYTLLVAIGITIIVSVVEGGIPNGGYIGEILAITVYGFPMEQALPAAMIIGTLVDPIATLLNANGDLVCTMVVTRISEGKKWISSKN; encoded by the coding sequence ATGAAAAATCAATCAGGCAGTTTCTTGAAAAATTACAGTAGTATTTTATTACTCCTCGGAGGAATATTTGTTGGAAGTATTTTAGGTTTGGTTTTTGGAGATGGAGTAGAAGTGATAAAACCTTTAGGAGATATATTCCTGAATCTACTTTTTACAGCGATAATTCCACTAGTGTTTTTTACGATCGCCTCTTCAATTGCCAATTTGCAAAAAACAGAAAAACTCGGAAAACTTTTCATGATAGTTATAGGTGTCTTTTTATCAACCGTAATTATTTCGGCTATAGTAATGATTATTGGTGTTTTGATTTTTCCAATTCATCAAGACATTGTGCTTTCCAAAACGGTTATAGAGAAAATACAGGAAGCTAGCACAGGATCTCAAATTACACAATTACTTACAGTAAATGATTTCTACGAGATTTTGTCTCGAAAAAATATGCTGGCACTCATCCTATTTTCCTTTTTAATAGGTTTTTCTACCTTACGTGCAGGTGAAAAAGGAAAAGATTTTGCTAAGTTTCTTGATTCGGGTAACGAAGTAATGAAACAATTGCTGCATCTTATTATGAAAACCGCTCCAATTGGTCTTGGCGCTTATTTTGCTTATCAAGTAGGGATTTTTGGGCCACAATTATTTGGAGCGTATGCTAAACCATTGGCGCTTTATTATGCCGTTTGTTCCTTTTACTTTATTGTGTTTTTTAGTTTGTATGCTTTTTTCGCAGGAGGAAGTATTGGACTAAAAGTATTCTGGAAAAATAACATCACTCCTGCATTGACAGCTGTTGGGACTTGCAGCAGTATTGCAACCATTCCTGCAAATCTCGAAGGAGCAGAGCAAATGAATATTCCAAGTCACATTAGGAATCTGGTAATTCCGCTTGGGGCACCCTTGCACAAAGACGGTTCTAGCATGTCGTCGATAGTGAAAATCGCAGTTCTTTTTGCCTTGTTTGGAAAGGATTTTACCGATCCTTATACTTTATTGGTTGCCATCGGAATTACAATAATTGTCTCAGTTGTCGAAGGAGGGATCCCAAACGGCGGTTATATAGGAGAGATTTTAGCCATCACAGTTTATGGATTCCCAATGGAACAAGCTTTGCCAGCTGCAATGATTATAGGAACCTTGGTTGATCCAATCGCTACATTATTGAATGCGAATGGTGACTTGGTTTGTACCATGGTAGTTACCAGAATCTCCGAAGGAAAGAAGTGGATTTCCTCAAAAAACTAA